The bacterium genome window below encodes:
- a CDS encoding site-2 protease family protein, translated as MESFDVASFATWLVAFLFSTTCHEAAHAVVGRWGGDRTAEKQATLNPLPHLRREPIGMVVMPLVTGMMSHGSSLIGWASAPYDPEWARRRPGWAALMSAAGPAANVVLAALCIAALRLLRGASIPYAAAYLLLVGACLNALLFVFNLIPLPPLDGAGVVRGLGGPFAAALDGLRRSPFASIAAFFAAFMLFQWVAPHVVNVVVALVVGGAR; from the coding sequence ATGGAATCGTTCGATGTCGCCTCGTTCGCGACGTGGCTCGTCGCGTTTCTGTTCTCGACCACCTGCCACGAGGCGGCGCACGCCGTCGTCGGCCGGTGGGGCGGCGACCGCACCGCCGAGAAGCAGGCGACGCTCAACCCGCTGCCGCACCTGCGCCGCGAGCCGATCGGGATGGTCGTGATGCCGCTCGTCACCGGGATGATGAGCCACGGCAGCTCGCTGATCGGCTGGGCCTCCGCGCCGTACGACCCCGAATGGGCGCGGCGCCGCCCCGGTTGGGCGGCGCTGATGTCGGCCGCGGGGCCGGCGGCGAACGTGGTCCTCGCCGCGCTCTGCATCGCCGCGCTGCGGCTCCTGCGCGGCGCGTCGATTCCGTACGCGGCGGCGTACCTGCTGCTCGTCGGCGCCTGCCTCAACGCGCTGCTCTTCGTCTTCAACCTGATCCCGCTGCCGCCGCTCGACGGCGCGGGGGTCGTGCGGGGCCTCGGCGGGCCGTTCGCGGCTGCGCTGGACGGGCTGCGCCGCTCCCCCTTCGCCTCGATCGCCGCCTTCTTCGCCGCCTTCATGCTTTTCCAGTGGGTCGCGCCGCACGTCGTGAACGTCGTCGTGGCGCTCGTCGTCGGAGGCGCGCGGTGA
- a CDS encoding NUDIX hydrolase, with translation MNASPDTCWTLLSRREGPDLRIFRVRFDRYRIAPTDIERDFVVLDGPDWVNVVPLTDDGEVVLVRQFRHGSGRVTLEVPGGVVNRGEDPAAAALRELREETGCAARSIEPIGALNPNPAIQTNRCHFFLARGVVPDGPPEPDEAERIEVVRVPRRDVPRLVGEGAFDHALVALAFGFAGLIDGPLSGTR, from the coding sequence GTGAACGCCTCCCCCGACACCTGCTGGACGCTCCTCTCGCGGCGCGAGGGGCCGGACCTCCGGATCTTCCGCGTGCGGTTCGACCGCTACCGGATCGCCCCGACCGACATCGAGCGCGACTTCGTGGTCCTCGACGGGCCGGACTGGGTCAACGTCGTGCCGCTCACCGACGACGGCGAGGTCGTCCTCGTGCGGCAGTTCCGCCACGGCTCGGGGCGCGTGACGCTCGAGGTGCCCGGAGGCGTCGTCAACCGCGGCGAGGATCCGGCCGCGGCCGCGCTGCGCGAACTGCGCGAGGAGACCGGCTGCGCCGCGCGCTCGATCGAGCCGATCGGCGCGCTCAACCCGAATCCGGCGATCCAGACCAACCGCTGCCACTTCTTCCTCGCCCGCGGCGTCGTTCCCGACGGCCCGCCCGAGCCGGACGAGGCGGAGCGGATCGAGGTCGTCCGCGTGCCGCGGCGCGACGTGCCGCGCCTCGTCGGGGAAGGTGCGTTCGACCACGCCCTCGTCGCCCTCGCCTTCGGCTTCGCGGGATTGATCGACGGGCCGCTCTCGGGGACGCGGTGA
- a CDS encoding AI-2E family transporter, with product MRFELLRPVLGITALGVVVVGAARTLWPFLDPILWAMILGSATWPAYRRLRAWFGGREGLAAATMTAILVLVVVIPVFFLSLSLVREVQPTVERMQKWAEGGALEMPDWVKNVPGLEGQVKPWMERMTDPRTREAWIRGTLLPAERLLRWSRNILHVAAVALLAVFALFFVYRDGEKAAREVGLLLDKIAGGQGKELLRAVRETVRAVFFGWLLTAAAQGVVSMIGYWICGLGSPVLLGVATGLAAVIPFGVGLVWIPAVASLALAGEWGKAVFLTVWSLGFVGLIDNFLRPLFISGPSKIPFVIVFFGVMGGLLVYGLLGLVLGPCFLAILLALWRQWSGTLVAASGPEAQT from the coding sequence ATGCGGTTCGAGCTTCTTCGGCCGGTCTTGGGGATCACGGCGCTCGGCGTCGTCGTCGTCGGGGCGGCGCGGACGCTCTGGCCGTTCCTCGACCCGATCCTCTGGGCGATGATCCTCGGCTCGGCCACCTGGCCCGCCTATCGCCGCCTGCGCGCGTGGTTCGGCGGGCGCGAAGGCCTGGCCGCGGCGACGATGACCGCGATCCTCGTCCTCGTCGTCGTCATCCCCGTGTTCTTCCTCTCCCTCTCGCTCGTGCGCGAAGTCCAGCCGACGGTCGAGCGGATGCAGAAGTGGGCCGAGGGGGGCGCGCTGGAGATGCCCGACTGGGTCAAGAACGTGCCGGGGCTCGAAGGGCAGGTCAAGCCGTGGATGGAGCGGATGACCGACCCGCGGACGCGCGAGGCCTGGATCCGCGGCACGCTGCTCCCGGCGGAGCGGCTGCTGCGTTGGAGCCGGAACATCCTTCACGTCGCGGCCGTGGCGCTGCTCGCCGTCTTCGCGCTCTTCTTCGTCTACCGCGACGGCGAGAAGGCGGCGCGCGAGGTCGGACTGCTGCTCGACAAGATCGCCGGCGGGCAGGGGAAGGAACTGCTCCGCGCCGTGCGCGAGACGGTCCGCGCCGTCTTCTTCGGCTGGCTTCTCACCGCCGCCGCGCAGGGCGTGGTCTCGATGATCGGCTACTGGATCTGCGGCCTCGGCTCGCCGGTCCTGCTCGGCGTGGCCACCGGCCTCGCCGCGGTGATTCCGTTCGGCGTGGGGCTGGTCTGGATCCCCGCCGTCGCCTCGCTCGCCCTCGCGGGGGAGTGGGGGAAGGCGGTCTTCCTGACGGTCTGGAGCCTCGGCTTCGTCGGCCTGATCGACAACTTCCTCCGCCCGCTCTTCATCTCCGGCCCGTCGAAGATCCCGTTCGTGATCGTCTTCTTCGGCGTGATGGGCGGGCTGCTCGTCTACGGGCTCCTCGGGCTGGTCCTCGGCCCCTGCTTCCTCGCGATCCTGCTGGCCCTCTGGCGCCAGTGGAGCGGGACGCTCGTCGCCGCCTCCGGTCCGGAGGCGCAAACTTGA
- a CDS encoding 3-hydroxybutyryl-CoA dehydrogenase, whose product MRADDVRTVGVVGAGQMGSGIAQVFAQAGRAVLLHDVSAEALERGLAAIDRNLQRAVDKGRLAADEAPAVRSRVAAAARLEELAAADLVVEAVVENFDVKSELLRALGRIVRPEAILASNTSSLPITRLAAAVSRPERVAGMHFMNPAPAMKLVEVVRGLATDDAVFELVRELATRLGKTPVAVQDFPGFVSNRVLMPLINEAVCAVHEGVASVEDVDAVMKLGMNHPMGPLELADLIGLDTCLAIMRVLHDGFGDPKYRPCPLLVKYVDAGWLGRKTGRGFYRY is encoded by the coding sequence ATGCGGGCGGACGACGTTCGGACGGTCGGCGTGGTCGGGGCGGGACAGATGGGGAGCGGCATCGCGCAGGTCTTCGCGCAGGCGGGGCGCGCGGTGCTGCTGCACGACGTTTCGGCCGAGGCGCTCGAGCGCGGGCTCGCCGCGATCGACCGCAACCTGCAGCGCGCGGTGGACAAGGGACGTCTGGCCGCCGACGAGGCGCCGGCGGTCCGCTCCCGCGTCGCCGCGGCGGCGCGCCTCGAGGAGCTCGCCGCCGCGGATCTCGTCGTCGAGGCGGTCGTCGAGAACTTCGACGTCAAGTCGGAGCTGCTGCGCGCGCTCGGGCGGATCGTCCGCCCCGAGGCGATCCTCGCCTCCAACACCTCGTCGCTGCCGATCACGCGCCTCGCCGCCGCGGTCTCGCGGCCGGAGCGGGTCGCGGGGATGCACTTCATGAACCCGGCGCCGGCGATGAAGCTGGTCGAAGTCGTGCGCGGCCTCGCCACCGACGACGCCGTCTTCGAGCTCGTCCGCGAGCTCGCGACGCGTCTCGGGAAGACGCCGGTCGCGGTGCAGGACTTCCCCGGCTTCGTCTCCAACCGCGTGCTGATGCCGCTGATCAACGAAGCGGTCTGCGCGGTCCACGAAGGGGTGGCGAGCGTCGAGGACGTGGACGCCGTGATGAAGCTGGGGATGAACCACCCGATGGGCCCGCTGGAGCTCGCCGACCTGATCGGGCTCGACACCTGCCTCGCGATCATGCGCGTCCTGCACGACGGGTTCGGCGATCCGAAGTACCGGCCGTGCCCGCTGCTGGTGAAGTACGTGGACGCCGGCTGGCTGGGGCGCAAGACGGGGCGCGGCTTCTATCGCTACTGA
- a CDS encoding NAD(P)H-quinone oxidoreductase, translating to MKAIVIPRFGDPDVLELQERERLVPGPEEVVVRVRAAALNRADLLQRRGRYPAPPGAPADVPGLEFAGEVAAVGARVFGLAPGARVMGILGGGGHATEVATHERLCLEVPERLSWEEAGAVPEAFLTAFDALVLQCGLAAGETVYVPALASGVGLAAAQIAAACGARVVGSTRSAEKKRRLEEMGIGTVLDGTAPDLADQVRAAAPRGADVVLDLVGAAAFPLHMEILAPRGRIVFVGTMAGHKAELNLSVVMGKRLRLFGTVLRARPLEEKIAVTQTFRARMLPLLAEGRLKPLVDSVFPFARAAEAHALMEKNANMGKIVLVP from the coding sequence ATGAAAGCGATCGTCATCCCCCGTTTCGGCGACCCCGACGTTCTCGAACTGCAGGAGCGGGAGCGGCTCGTTCCCGGTCCGGAGGAGGTCGTGGTCCGCGTCCGCGCCGCCGCGCTCAACCGCGCCGATCTGCTGCAGCGGCGCGGCCGCTACCCCGCCCCTCCCGGCGCCCCCGCCGACGTCCCCGGCCTCGAGTTCGCCGGCGAGGTCGCGGCGGTCGGCGCGCGCGTCTTCGGCCTCGCGCCCGGCGCGCGCGTGATGGGCATCCTCGGCGGCGGCGGGCACGCGACGGAGGTCGCGACGCACGAACGGCTCTGCCTCGAAGTGCCCGAGCGGCTTTCGTGGGAAGAGGCCGGCGCCGTGCCCGAGGCGTTCCTCACCGCCTTCGATGCGCTGGTCCTGCAGTGCGGCCTCGCCGCGGGGGAGACGGTCTACGTGCCCGCGCTCGCCTCCGGCGTCGGCCTCGCCGCGGCGCAGATCGCGGCGGCCTGCGGCGCGCGGGTCGTCGGCTCGACGCGCAGCGCGGAGAAGAAGCGCCGCCTCGAGGAGATGGGGATCGGCACGGTCCTCGACGGGACCGCCCCGGACCTCGCGGACCAGGTGCGCGCCGCGGCGCCGCGGGGCGCGGACGTCGTGCTCGATCTCGTCGGCGCGGCCGCCTTCCCGCTGCACATGGAGATCCTCGCGCCGCGCGGGCGGATCGTCTTCGTCGGCACGATGGCCGGGCACAAGGCGGAGCTGAACCTCTCGGTCGTGATGGGCAAGCGGCTGCGGCTCTTCGGCACCGTGCTGCGGGCGCGGCCGCTCGAGGAGAAGATCGCGGTCACGCAGACGTTCCGCGCGCGGATGCTGCCGCTCCTCGCCGAAGGCCGGCTGAAGCCGCTCGTGGACAGCGTCTTCCCCTTCGCGCGGGCCGCGGAGGCGCACGCGCTGATGGAGAAGAACGCCAACATGGGGAAGATCGTCCTCGTGCCTTGA
- a CDS encoding GTPase domain-containing protein, with product MQFSTADKSLYVKLVYYGPALSGKTTNLETIHRLTDPRRRQPMVSLRTEGDRTLFFDLLPFDLGQLFGLNVRIKLYTVPGQIQYDTTRRQVLAGADGVVFVADSSPRQRENNRVMLRNLQRNLTGNGLDPQKLPIVLQWNKRDLADALPAGELDAELNWRRLPTHEAVATTGVGVMETFREITVQTLEALAQRSPSLGDRMKVAELRHKVETIFAGFIEAARRTAAFLPAAPIAGPASPAAPRPTPDPAGGPRAAEERADARPDLLRQHLGLDELLGESVQANLAFSERLVADASREQLWARVRRERRALSGAARLALGATDLDGVARVALRAAQAGLEVGRGSVLQAVGPRIPLREIAVAGHPRDPLNSIVAPGVGSAASAVLERGETAVFHDPTAELLFGQPHPALEGIRGVLALPILAGRGLPPLLVLLYADATTRDFDADDAEFAAAVGSVVALALRGAVQTAPRG from the coding sequence ATGCAGTTCAGCACGGCCGACAAGTCGCTCTACGTGAAGCTGGTCTACTACGGACCGGCTCTCTCGGGGAAGACGACCAATCTCGAGACGATCCACCGTCTCACCGATCCGCGCCGGCGCCAGCCGATGGTCTCGCTGCGGACCGAAGGGGACCGCACGCTCTTCTTCGACCTGCTGCCGTTCGACCTCGGGCAGCTCTTCGGCCTCAACGTGCGGATCAAGCTCTACACCGTCCCCGGGCAGATCCAGTACGACACGACCCGCCGCCAGGTGCTCGCCGGCGCCGACGGCGTCGTCTTCGTCGCCGACTCCTCGCCGCGCCAGCGCGAGAACAACCGCGTGATGCTGCGCAACCTGCAGCGCAACCTGACGGGGAACGGGCTCGACCCGCAGAAGCTGCCGATCGTCCTGCAGTGGAACAAGCGCGACCTCGCCGACGCGCTCCCCGCGGGGGAGCTCGACGCCGAACTGAACTGGCGCCGCCTGCCGACGCACGAAGCGGTGGCGACGACCGGCGTCGGCGTGATGGAGACGTTCCGCGAGATCACGGTGCAGACGCTCGAGGCGCTCGCCCAGCGCTCGCCGTCGCTCGGCGACCGGATGAAGGTGGCGGAGCTGCGGCACAAGGTCGAAACGATCTTCGCCGGCTTCATCGAGGCCGCGCGGCGCACCGCGGCGTTCCTCCCCGCGGCGCCGATCGCCGGGCCGGCGTCTCCGGCCGCGCCGCGGCCGACGCCCGACCCGGCGGGCGGGCCGCGCGCCGCGGAGGAGCGGGCCGACGCGCGCCCCGACCTGCTGCGGCAGCATCTGGGGCTCGACGAACTGCTCGGCGAGTCGGTGCAGGCGAACCTCGCCTTCTCCGAGCGGCTCGTCGCCGACGCCTCGCGCGAGCAGCTTTGGGCGCGCGTGCGGCGGGAGCGGCGCGCCCTCTCCGGCGCGGCGCGGCTCGCGCTCGGCGCGACGGATCTGGACGGCGTGGCGCGCGTCGCGCTGCGCGCGGCGCAGGCCGGCCTCGAGGTCGGCCGCGGCTCGGTGCTGCAGGCGGTCGGGCCGCGGATTCCGTTGCGCGAGATCGCCGTCGCCGGCCACCCGCGCGACCCGCTGAACTCGATCGTCGCCCCCGGCGTCGGCTCGGCCGCGTCGGCGGTGCTGGAACGCGGCGAAACGGCCGTCTTCCACGATCCGACGGCGGAGCTGCTCTTCGGCCAGCCGCATCCCGCGCTGGAGGGGATCCGCGGCGTCCTCGCGCTGCCGATCCTCGCCGGACGCGGCCTGCCGCCGCTGCTCGTGCTGCTCTACGCCGACGCCACGACGCGCGACTTCGACGCCGACGACGCGGAGTTCGCGGCGGCGGTCGGATCGGTCGTCGCGCTCGCGCTGCGCGGCGCGGTCCAGACGGCGCCCCGCGGCTGA
- a CDS encoding D-2-hydroxyacid dehydrogenase produces the protein MERPPKPVVLLNASLPWPVWSWPEEASRRLAARFPEAEFPETRDRASFAAALPDADALLTWTLPPDLLPSAKRLRWVHTPEDGVDRLLSPALAASGIAVTNSRGATADAVADHAMALLYAATRRIALCRDAQSRGEWIREKFWEDAAAAPFVLAGRTMLVVGVGEVGRGVARRARAAGMKVVGARRTDAPPPPEFDAVVPAARLDDALGAADVVVLAAPITAATRGLFDAERIAKLRPGAVFVNVGRGGLVDLDPLLEALEAGRIDGAGLDVFPDEPPAPDHAVWREPRVVLTPHIGGTAPGTMDKVEAIFAENVARWLAGRPLLNVVDATAGY, from the coding sequence ATGGAACGCCCCCCGAAGCCGGTCGTCCTGCTGAACGCCTCGCTGCCTTGGCCCGTGTGGTCTTGGCCGGAGGAAGCCTCGCGCCGTCTCGCCGCGCGCTTCCCCGAGGCGGAATTCCCCGAAACGCGCGACCGGGCTTCGTTCGCCGCCGCGCTGCCGGACGCCGACGCGCTCCTCACCTGGACGCTGCCGCCCGACCTGCTCCCGTCGGCGAAGAGGCTCCGCTGGGTCCACACCCCCGAGGACGGCGTCGATCGGCTGCTGTCCCCCGCCCTCGCGGCGTCGGGGATCGCCGTCACCAACAGCCGCGGCGCGACGGCCGACGCGGTGGCCGACCACGCGATGGCGCTGCTCTACGCCGCGACGCGGCGGATCGCGCTCTGCCGCGACGCGCAGTCGCGCGGCGAGTGGATCCGCGAGAAGTTCTGGGAGGACGCCGCCGCCGCGCCGTTCGTCCTCGCCGGGCGGACGATGCTCGTCGTCGGCGTCGGCGAAGTCGGCCGCGGCGTCGCGCGGCGCGCCCGCGCCGCCGGGATGAAGGTCGTCGGCGCGCGCCGGACCGACGCGCCGCCGCCGCCGGAGTTCGACGCGGTCGTGCCGGCCGCGCGGCTCGACGACGCGCTCGGCGCCGCCGACGTCGTCGTCCTCGCCGCGCCGATCACCGCCGCCACGCGCGGCCTCTTCGACGCCGAGCGGATCGCCAAGCTGCGTCCCGGCGCGGTCTTCGTCAACGTCGGCCGGGGCGGCCTCGTCGATCTCGATCCGCTCCTCGAGGCGCTCGAGGCGGGGAGGATCGACGGGGCGGGGCTCGACGTCTTTCCCGACGAGCCGCCGGCGCCCGACCACGCCGTCTGGCGCGAGCCGCGGGTCGTCCTGACGCCGCACATCGGCGGCACGGCGCCGGGCACGATGGACAAGGTAGAGGCTATATTCGCCGAGAACGTGGCGCGCTGGCTCGCCGGCCGGCCGCTGCTCAACGTCGTGGACGCGACGGCGGGGTACTGA
- a CDS encoding tRNA-dihydrouridine synthase family protein translates to MSLPPPRVAPLVLGAATIDPPLFLAPLAGICDRHYRLIVRRLGGVGLVSMEFISADAVTRGSAAMIEKMRFAEEERPLSIQIYGRDPERMAACADLVEALRPDVCDINMGCPANKVLKGCSGAALMGDLPRAAKIVEACRRRLSIPLTVKFRMGLGKGDDPVNYLELGRICQALGVAAVALHGRTAKQMFSGAADWDAIARLKRELAIPVIGNGDVKTPEDALEMFRRTGCDGVMVGRGALADPWIFRRAAALLAGRPAPAATLAERRALILEHFGWIVRDEPPPEALHKLRTFLGWYTRGVPGGRRLRGLINDLKAPELFLEAVEEHFAALDRAGADRAPDEP, encoded by the coding sequence GTGAGCCTCCCGCCGCCGCGCGTCGCGCCGCTCGTCCTCGGCGCGGCGACGATCGACCCGCCGCTGTTCCTCGCGCCTCTCGCGGGGATCTGCGACCGCCACTACCGCCTGATCGTCCGCCGCCTCGGAGGCGTCGGCCTCGTCTCGATGGAGTTCATCTCCGCCGACGCGGTGACGCGCGGCAGCGCGGCGATGATCGAGAAGATGCGCTTCGCCGAGGAGGAGCGGCCGCTTTCGATCCAGATCTACGGCCGCGATCCGGAGCGGATGGCCGCCTGCGCGGATCTGGTCGAGGCGCTGCGCCCGGACGTCTGCGACATCAACATGGGCTGCCCGGCGAACAAGGTCCTCAAGGGGTGCTCCGGCGCGGCGCTGATGGGCGACCTGCCGCGCGCCGCGAAGATCGTCGAGGCTTGCCGACGCCGGCTCTCGATTCCGCTGACGGTGAAGTTCCGGATGGGGCTGGGCAAGGGGGACGATCCGGTCAATTACCTCGAGCTCGGCCGGATCTGCCAGGCCCTCGGCGTCGCCGCGGTCGCGCTGCACGGACGCACGGCGAAGCAGATGTTTTCCGGCGCCGCCGACTGGGACGCGATCGCGCGGCTCAAGCGGGAACTCGCGATTCCGGTGATCGGCAACGGCGACGTCAAGACGCCGGAGGACGCGCTGGAGATGTTCCGCCGCACCGGCTGCGACGGCGTGATGGTCGGCCGCGGCGCGCTGGCCGACCCGTGGATCTTCCGCCGCGCCGCCGCGCTTCTTGCGGGACGCCCCGCGCCGGCGGCGACGCTCGCCGAGCGCCGCGCGCTGATCCTCGAGCACTTCGGCTGGATCGTGCGCGACGAGCCGCCGCCCGAGGCGCTGCACAAGCTGCGGACCTTCCTCGGCTGGTACACGCGCGGCGTGCCGGGCGGGCGGCGGCTGCGCGGCCTGATCAACGACCTCAAGGCGCCGGAGCTCTTCCTCGAGGCGGTCGAGGAGCACTTCGCGGCCCTCGATCGCGCCGGCGCGGACCGCGCGCCGGACGAGCCGTAA
- a CDS encoding deoxyribodipyrimidine photo-lyase: MIQEERVRPLNDADARRGAYVLYWMQGAMRVGFNHAFAYAADRADEAGTPLVVVFGLTPDYPEANARHYAFLLQGLADVRRRLAERGVRLVALRGEPHEAALRLAPDAARVVVDGAVLRAPREWRARFAAAAPCLVEEVETDVVVPVESASGKEEFAAATLRPKIRRALPRFLAPLAERRPRRSSLGLDLPRDEVDLDDVAGTLDALGADRSVPPIDDLEGGETAAEERLEEFLARGLGRYAERRNDPSLEDATSGLSPYLHFGQLSPLRAALAVRARRGPGAEAFFEQLVVRRELSFNFCRFNPSYDRWEGLPAWCRGVLGAHAADPRPALYPLDALERAETHDPAWNAAQRQMVRSGTMHNYMRMYWGKKILEWSRAPEEGFAAALALNDKW; encoded by the coding sequence GTGATTCAGGAGGAGCGGGTCCGGCCGCTCAACGACGCCGACGCGCGCCGCGGCGCCTACGTCCTCTACTGGATGCAGGGGGCGATGCGCGTCGGCTTCAACCACGCCTTCGCCTACGCCGCGGACCGCGCCGACGAGGCCGGGACGCCGCTCGTCGTCGTCTTCGGCCTGACCCCCGACTATCCCGAGGCGAACGCGCGCCACTACGCGTTCCTGCTGCAGGGGCTCGCCGACGTCCGGCGGCGCCTCGCCGAACGCGGCGTGCGCCTCGTCGCGCTGCGCGGCGAGCCGCACGAGGCGGCGCTCCGTCTCGCGCCGGACGCCGCGCGCGTCGTCGTGGACGGCGCCGTGCTCCGCGCGCCGCGCGAATGGCGCGCCCGCTTCGCCGCCGCGGCGCCCTGCCTCGTCGAGGAGGTGGAGACCGACGTCGTCGTGCCGGTCGAGTCGGCGTCGGGCAAGGAGGAGTTCGCGGCGGCGACGCTGCGGCCGAAGATCCGGCGCGCGCTGCCGCGCTTCCTCGCGCCGCTCGCCGAGCGCCGGCCGCGCCGCTCCTCGCTCGGCCTCGACCTGCCCCGCGACGAAGTGGACCTCGACGACGTCGCGGGGACGCTCGACGCGCTCGGCGCGGACCGCTCCGTCCCGCCGATCGACGATCTCGAAGGGGGCGAGACGGCGGCGGAGGAGCGGCTGGAGGAGTTCCTCGCCCGCGGCCTCGGCCGCTACGCGGAGCGGCGCAACGACCCGTCGCTCGAGGACGCGACCTCCGGCCTCTCCCCCTACCTCCACTTCGGCCAGCTCTCGCCGCTCCGCGCGGCGCTCGCCGTCCGCGCGCGGCGCGGCCCGGGGGCCGAGGCGTTCTTCGAGCAGCTCGTCGTGCGCCGCGAGCTCTCGTTCAACTTCTGCCGCTTCAACCCGAGCTACGACCGCTGGGAGGGACTGCCGGCGTGGTGCCGCGGCGTCCTCGGCGCGCACGCCGCCGACCCGCGCCCCGCGCTCTACCCGCTCGACGCGTTGGAGCGGGCGGAAACGCACGATCCGGCCTGGAACGCGGCGCAGCGGCAGATGGTCCGCTCGGGGACGATGCACAACTACATGCGGATGTACTGGGGGAAGAAGATCCTCGAGTGGTCGCGCGCGCCGGAGGAGGGATTCGCCGCGGCGCTGGCGCTCAACGACAAGTGG